Proteins from a genomic interval of Aspergillus flavus chromosome 7, complete sequence:
- a CDS encoding NADP/FAD dependent oxidoreductase (NADPH cytochrome P450), which translates to MTPPWPLPLNIPPDALQELSKTLTPTGIADYSALTIFSVAAATYLSRGYLWDQPDPYQHLVYERPQLKNGGAAGSATKETRNIAKKLEESSKDMVVFWGSQSGTAEGFANRLAREISLRFGLSAMTADLSDYDPETIAEVPQSKLVGFLLSTYGEGDPSDNTAELWDWVNKTKDQGQLLSSVRYFAFGLGNRNYKYYNRVVDVVVEALDKLGAKAVMPVGKADDAEGATQEDFMTWKESLFAVLKGLGFQEHEVQYMPTLSVQEDESLEPIDLHNGEPDGGSLKAQCSPIRPLAISASRELFNSSDRHCLHIDLDLTSQPEFTYKTGDHLAIWPGNPDSEVERLLQALGLSSRRDVPITIKSLDSATKVKIPSPTTVATVFRYYLEICGPVNRDNVLGLAQFAPTPDAKAYLQQLGQDKASYAAFINKNHVNLGRLLQQASTETWNIPLSYLVETLPLMQPRYYSISSSSVISPRKASITVVVSTTPVPENGDELIHGVTSNYLLAVSENLRSAPHPEGLTYHLNGPSDSLQGGKVLSHLRKSKFKLPTLAKCPLIMVAAGTGLAPFRAFIAERRQLQQIGREVGEMLLIFGCRRHDEDFIYRDELEEMTSVLGEKLRIVTAYSREDKKQYVQDKISEVGDDVYRLIDEGANFYICGKAEMAREVEKAVAGVMSQKGQDEANEWRTRMKRRNKWQEDVW; encoded by the coding sequence ATGACGCCCCCGTGGCCTCTGCCTCTCAACATCCCGCCGGACGCTCTACAAGAGCTCTCTAAAACCCTCACTCCCACCGGTATTGCCGACTACTCAGCCctgaccatcttctccgtgGCAGCCGCCACATATCTCTCCCGAGGCTACCTCTGGGACCAGCCTGACCCATACCAGCATCTCGTTTACGAACGACCACAGCTCAAGAATGGAGGTGCTGCCGGCTCTGCCACAAAAGAAACCCGAAACATCGCCAAGAAATTGGAAGAGTCCAGCAAAGACATGGTCGTTTTCTGGGGCTCCCAGTCCGGCACCGCTGAGGGGTTCGCTAACCGCTTGGCGCGAGAGATCTCGTTGCGATTCGGCCTGAGCGCCATGACGGCAGACCTATCCGATTATGATCCTGAGACCATCGCTGAGGTTCCACAGTCAAAGCTGGTCGGCTTCCTCCTGTCCACCTATGGCGAGGGAGATCCCAGTGATAACACGGCGGAGTTATGGGATTGGGTCAACAAGACCAAGGATCAGGGGCAGCTGTTGTCCTCCGTAAGGTACTTTGCCTTTGGCCTGGGAAATAGgaactataaatactataaccGCGTCGTCGACGTCGTGGTGGAGGCGCTGGATAAACTAGGTGCGAAAGCTGTGATGCCAGTCGGAAAGGCCGATGATGCCGAAGGTGCTACCCAGGAAGACTTCATGACCTGGAAGGAGAGCCTATTTGCCGTACTGAAGGGCCTGGGATTCCAGGAACATGAGGTCCAGTACATGCCCACCTTATCTGTACAAGAGGACGAATCCCTGGAGCCAATTGACTTGCATAATGGAGAGCCGGATGGAGGCTCCCTCAAGGCTCAGTGCTCGCCCATTCGGCCTTTGGCCATCTCCGCTTCTCGGGAGCTGTTCAACTCATCCGACCGACACTGTCTTCACATCGATTTGGATCTCACCAGCCAACCGGAGTTCACATACAAGACCGGTGATCATCTTGCCATCTGGCCTGGAAACCCTGACTCCGAGGTGGAGCGTCTCCTTCAAGCCCTGGGTCTCTCATCGCGTCGCGACGTGCCTATCACTATTAAGTCGCTTGACTCCGCTACAAAAGTGAAGATTCCTTCCCCAACCACTGTCGCAACTGTCTTCCGTTACTACCTCGAAATCTGTGGTCCCGTGAATCGAGACAATGTCTTGGGACTGGCACAGTTCGCCCCGACCCCCGATGCAAAAGCATATCTCCAGCAACTCGGTCAAGATAAGGCTAGTTATGCTGCATTTATCAACAAGAACCATGTCAACCTCGGTCGACTGCTGCAACAAGCTAGCACTGAGACGTGGAACATCCCCCTATCATACCTCGTTGAAACTCTCCCTCTCATGCAACCACGATACTACTCTATCTCATCCAGCAGTGTAATCTCCCCGCGCAAGGCCTCAATCACAGTCGTCGTCTCGACCACCCCTGTTCCCGAGAACGGAGACGAACTGATCCACGGCGTTACGTCCAACTACCTCCTCGCTGTCTCGGAGAACCTCCGCTCTGCTCCTCACCCAGAAGGACTCACATATCATCTCAACGGACCTAGTGATTCCCTACAAGGCGGAAAGGTGCTCTCGCACCTGCGTAAGAGCAAATTCAAGCTCCCCACTCTGGCCAAGTGCCCACTTATCATGGTTGCGGCAGGCACAGGTCTGGCGCCATTCCGGGCGTTCATCGCCGAGCGTCGACAGCTCCAGCAGATCGGAAGGGAGGTTGGCGAGATGCTGCTTATCTTCGGATGTCGGAGACACGATGAGGACTTCATCTACCGGGAtgagctggaagagatgaCGAGTGTGCTAGGAGAGAAGCTGCGCATCGTCACTGCGTACTCGCGTGAGGATAAAAAGCAATACGTTCAGGATAAGATCTCAGAGGTTGGCGACGATGTTTACCGACTGATTGATGAAGGAGCCAACTTCTATATCTGTGGAAAGGCGGAGATGGCAAGGGAGGTCGAGAAGGCGGTGGCGGGGGTAATGAGCCAGAAGGGTCAGGATGAGGCGAATGAGTGGAGGAcaagaatgaagagaaggaacaaGTGGCAGGAGGATGTGTGGTAG
- a CDS encoding myo-inositol transporter: MPSIMDSDSLQISENKAEIFHDEDLVSIALDDSIEETHPGKAVWLIVCAVSMGGFLFGYDTGVISSVLVNLGSDLGKPLSSNEQELITSITSGGALIGSVAAGMTADKYGRKLAIYVGCIIFFIGSIIQAAAYSLPQMTVGRLVVGFGVGEAAMIVPLYIGEMAPARFRGRLIVFDNICVTFGQLVSYALGAAFTDVASGWRYMVGLGAVPALLLVAMMPFCPETPRQLVLHGRLEEARRVISKIFPRATDRQVDAKARLIRYSIEEATASISNKSLAWQMRQLFTVGQNVRALITACAVMAVSQLGGFNSLMYYASTLFSMVGFDKPTVVSIVVGATNFIFGFPNFIFIDRFGRRRMLLVTILGMCLSLVVASVAFHWIPVNHDLTAVETREMGWPNILLLVSLIVYIAFYSAGVAPISWVGTEFLPLEVRALGTMMNSVTCWGCNIIISSTFLSMMKGMTPSGTFGFYAGICLLGFIFAIFCYAEVHNMPLESVREIYNHGFGVKYAREVQKELHEARDAEGSTA, from the exons ATGCCATCGATCATGGATTCTGATTCACTGCAAATCTCTGAGAATAAAGCGGAGATCTTCCACGATGAGGACCTGGTCTCAATAGCCTTAGATGACTCCATTGAGGAAACCCATCCCGGGAAAGCAGTATGGCTGATTGTCTGTGCGGTGTCCATGGGtggctttcttttcg GCTATGACACGGGGGTTATATCTTCTGTACTCGTCAATCTGGGGTCGGACCTGGGGAAACCACTCAGCTCCAATGAACAAGAGTTAATTACCTCTATCACCTCCGGAGGCGCTCTGATAGGCTCAGTAGCGGCGGGCATGACAGCCGACAAATACGGCCGGAAACTTGCCATTTACGTAGGCTgtatcatcttcttcataggaAGCATAATTCAGGCAGCCGCATACTCGCTCCCCCAGATGACTGTTGGTCGCCTCGTTGTGGGCTTCGGCGTCGGCGAGGCCGCGATGATTGTCCCATTGTACATTGGAGAAATGGCCCCGGCGCGGTTTCGTGGCCGCCTCATAGTCTTTGACAATATATGTGTCACTTTCGGTCAGCTTGTCTCATATGCACTCGGCGCCGCGTTCACGGATGTGGCTTCTGGGTGGAGATACATGGTGGGCCTCGGCGCAGTACCTGCTTTGTTGCTCGTTGCGATGATGCCATTTTGCCCTGAGACACCTCGTCAGTTGGTCCTACATGGTCGACTGGAAGAGGCTAGGCGTGTGATTTCGAAGATATTCCCACGAGCCACTGACCGACAGGTCGATGCGAAGGCGAGACTGATCCGATATTCAATTGAAGAAGCCACCGCGTCGATATCTAATAAGAGCCTTGCATGGCAGATGAGACAGCTTTTTACTGTTGGTCAGAATGTGCGAGCTCTTATAACTGCTTGCGCCGTTATGGCGG TATCCCAACTCGGAGGCTTCAATTCGCTTATGTACTACGCCTCCACGCTCTTTTCAATGGTTGGGTTTGACAAGCCCACCGTGGTGTCAATAGTGGTTGGAGCCACTAATTTTATATTTGGATTCCcaaacttcatcttcattgacCGCTTCGGCCGACGGCGTATGCTCCTGGTTACCATCCTTGGAATG TGCCTATCTTTGGTGGTTGCCTCTGTAGCCTTCCACTGGATTCCAGTGAACCATGACCTCACGGCCGTTGAGACGCGCGAGATGGGCTGGCCTAATATCTTGCTTCTCGTGTCTCTCATCGTATATATTGCCTTCTACTCGGCAGGTGTCGCCCCGATCTCTTGGGTGGGGACGGAGTTTCTACCTCTCGAAGTTCGTGCATTGGGGACCATGATGAACAGCGTAACCTGCTGGGGCTGCAACATCATTATATCATCAACCTTtctgtcgatgatgaagggaATGACCCCTAGTGGAACCTTTGGTTTCTACGCTGGAATATGCTTGCTTGGATTCATCTTTGCGATTTTCTGCTATGCAGAGGTTCATAACATGCCTCTCGAGTCTGTCCGAGAGATATATAACCATGGATTTGGAGTCAAGTATGCACGGGAGGTGCAGAAAGAACTTCACGAGGCTAGAGATGCAGAGGGGAGCACGGCGTGA
- a CDS encoding magnesium transporter NIPA-domain-containing protein, with product MDFSTLEARSDSGSGRPASYKAIGISLAVASGLFIGVSFVLKKTGLLRANVKYNEEAGEGYGYLKNFYWWAGMTLMIIGELCNFVAYAFVDAILVTPLGALSVVVTTILSAIFLKERLSFVGKVGCFTCILGSVIIAMNAPEQSSVSNIQEMQKYVIAPGFLSYAGVIIVGSIVTAVWAGPRYGKKSMFVYISICSSIGGLSVVATQGLGAAILAQINGESQFKHWFLYVLFAFVVATLLTEIIYLNKALNIFNAALVTPTYYVFFTSATIITSAILFQGFKGTGMQIATVILGFLQICAGVVLLQLSKSAKDVPDSAVFKGDLDQIREVATQEEPETEPKADSIRGTAAIIRRISTPRRTMEAEEARRYLRERQEDKLHPPAENEIIEWDGLRRRKTVLGEGPTMTRSGTRTPSVKKPLPPLGMSRFPDESERPNTRQSSRSFLDEIRMRSPSHSWQPIRDHDPSQPAALAPMSSIHSSRGDTSYHGPARSDTSHSITWADEPPEPPAHGSKRQFSFHAFHRPKSDVPKSPRGILRKGHERKPTEEERLGLVRGDSRDDMDEKLDRTYSNDSMEDELPSGAHTFTAAPPYQEHHFHSVETSPQRPSRLIRNPLPPLPDEPPLEPYTQVELGLPSYRRMSDASAGSLSSGPSRGWEQGGWRRP from the exons ATGGATTTTTCAACTCTCGAGGCTCGCTCCGATTCCGGAAGCGGTCGACCGGCCTCCTACAAAGCCATCGGTATATCTTTAGCGGTCGCATCGGGTCTATTCATCGGTGTTTCGTTCGTACTCAAAAAGACGGGTCTGCTGAGGGCCAACGTCAAATACAATGAGGAGGCCGGCGAGGGGTACGGATACTTGAAGAACTTCTACTGGTGGGCTGGTATGACGCTAATGATAATCGGGGAGCTTTGCAACTTCGTCGCTTATGCCTTCGTTGATGCAATTTTGGTGACTCCGTTGGGTGCGCTGTCAGTCGTGGTGACGACGATTCTATctgccatcttcctcaagGAACGGCTGAGTTTCGTCGGTAAGGTTGGCTGTTTTACCTGCATTCTCGGCTCTGTTATCATTGCGATGAATGCGCCTGAGCAGTCATCCGTAAGCAACATTCAGGAAATGCAGAAATATGTCATCGCCCCCGGGTTTTTGTCGTACGCTGGCGTTATCATCGTGGGCAGCATCGTCACGGCTGTGTGGGCTGGGCCTCGATACGGAAAGAAGAGCATGTTCGTCTACATTAGTATCTGCAGTTCTATTGGTGGGTTAAGCGTGGTCGCTACGCAGGGACTGGGAGCGGCGATTTTGGCGCAGATCAACGGGGAATCGCAGTTCAAGCATTGGTTTCTCTACGTCTTGTTTGCGTTCGTCGTGGCGACTTTATTGACTGAAATTATTTATCTCAAT AAAGCGTTGAACATCTTCAATGCCGCCTTGGTAACTCCTACCTACTACGTCTTTTTCACCAGCGCCACGATTATCACTTCGGCAATTCTTTTCCAAGGTTTCAAAGGGACTGGCATGCAGATCGCTACAGTCATCCTGGGCTTTTTGCAGATCTGCGCCGGTGTTGTCCTACTGCAGCTCTCCAAGTCCGCCAAGGACGTCCCCGACTCCGCTGTCTTCAAAGGCGACCTCGACCAGATTCGTGAGGTGGCCACACAGGAAGAGCCAGAGACAGAGCCCAAGGCCGATTCTATCCGTGGGACTGCCGCTATTATTCGTAGGATATCTACACCCCGCCGTACGATGGAGGCAGAGGAGGCACGACGCTATTTAAGAGAACGACAAGAAGACAAGCTACACCCGCCTGCAGAGAATGAGATCATCGAGTGGGATGGTTTGCGCCGGCGCAAGACTGTCCTCGGTGAAGGACCAACGATGACCCGGAGTGGAACTCGCACGCCGTCAGTCAAGAAGCCGCTCCCCCCATTGGGAATGTCCCGGTTCCCGGATGAATCAGAGCGCCCCAATACCAGGCAGAGTAGTCGTTCTTTCTTAGATGAGATTCGAATGCGGTCTCCGAGTCATTCATGGCAACCAATTCGAGACCATGACCCTAGTCAACCGGCGGCTCTAGCCCCTATGTCATCGATCCATAGCAGCAGAGGCGACACAAGTTATCACGGACCAGCTCGAAGTGACACATCTCATTCTATAACATGGGCAGATGAACCCCCTGAACCTCCAGCACATGGTTCTAAACGCCAATTTTCATTCCATGCTTTCCATCGACCCAAGTCTGACGTGCCCAAGTCCCCTCGGGGCATCTTGCGGAAGGGCCATGAACGTAAACCCACGGAAGAGGAACGTTTAGGGCTGGTCCGAGGAGACTCGAGGGACGATATGGATGAGAAACTGGATCGTACATATTCGAATGATAGTATGGAGGACGAGTTACCATCAGGTGCACATACGTTTACTGCAGCACCGCCATACCAAGAACATCACTTCCATTCAGTTGAGACCAGCCCACAGCGGCCGTCCCGGCTTATACGGAACCCACTACCGCCATTACCAGACGAACCGCCTCTAGAGCCCTACACTCAGGTCGAGCTTGGTTTACCTAGCTACCGCCGCATGTCTGACGCAAGCGCAGGGTCGCTGTCGTCGGGTCCAAGCAGAGGTTGGGAACAAGGAGGGTGGCGACGGCCCTAG
- a CDS encoding putative cytochrome P450 monooxygenase (benzoate 4-monooxygenase cytochrome P450), which yields MWSALSIAPYALVLGLFSLLYFVVFPWVEYIRDPKGLRKYPNMNPFSGMSAVPFMLLASRGFRSKELQELHRTKPVIRTGPNMLSYGDVRAIKDIYGHNTKCIKDPSYIVTAGTHYHLADVVDKPDHARKRKVLSSAYALKNLETWEHKVSDKVEKVVAHFDKVCTAPPSAAVAAGKMAPDPKDLTVDFRAWTNFFTLDAIADIGLSEKLGFLDSGSDVCIAERKDGSTYEVNLREALYPTARKQSLILWNYEWYPVLNKMVNIIPFFNRMQNSSDNWDNIVWRRSMNRLRRYEAGEKLEDFFQAMMEDKNGRANNLEWGEIVAEMNIMMNAGSVTTAIAIANVMYQLLRNPQSLKKLQEEIDAVLDADEIVAPYDKVKHLPYLRACLDESLRIFPPTSHGLPRETPPEGMEILGEWVPGNTSVSMSAYVAHRDESVFPKADQYIPERWLGEEGKALQPYLIAFSAGARSCIGRNISYLEQTKILATLVHRYDFALPYPGWELKRLETMNLILGDMPVKVWRRNVQEA from the exons ATGTGGTCCGCTCTATCTATCGCCCCATATGCGCTTGTGCTGGGgctcttttcccttctgtaTTTTGTCGTCTTTCCATGGGTAGAGTACATCCGGGACCCCAAGG GGCTTCGGAAATACCCAAACATGAACCCCTTCTCTGGGATGTCTGCGGTACCTTTCATGCTCTTAGCATCGAGAGGGTTCCGCTCGAAAGAGCTTCAGGAACTACACAGAACAAAGCCTGTCATTCGAACCGGACCCAATATGCTGTCGTACGGTGATGTACGTGCCATCAAGGATATCTATGGACACAACACCAAGTGCATCAAGGATCCCTCCTACATTGTGACGGCTGGCACGCACTACCATCTTGCGGATGTGGTCGACAAGCCTGACCACGCACGGAAGCGTAAGGTCCTCTCATCCGCATATGCGCTCAAGAACTTGGAGACATGGGAGCACAAAGTCAGTGACAAAGTCGAGAAAGTTGTCGCACATTTCGATAAAGTATGCACGGCACCACCCTCGGCTGCCGTGGCAGCGGGCAAAATGGCACCGGATCCGAAGGACCTCACAGTTGACTTCCGAGCTTGgaccaacttcttcactcTTGATGCAATTGCTGATATCGGACTCTCGGAAAAGCTTGGCTTCCTGGATTCGGGAAGCGATGTTTGTATTGCTGAGAGAAAGGACGGCTCCACATACGAGGTCAACCTCCGTGAGGCCCTTTATCCCACTGCTCGCAAGCAGTCGCTCATTCTGTGGAACTATGAATGGTATCCGGTTCTTAACAAGATGGTTAACATAATACCATTCTTCAATCGGATGCAGAATTCATCAGACAACTGGGATAACATCGTGTGGCGTCGGTCAATGAACCGCCTCCGTCGGTATGAGGCAGGTGAAAAGCTCGAGGACTTTTTTCAGGCAATGATGGAAGACAAGAACGGCCGAGCCAACAACTTGGAATGGGGTGAGATCGTGGCTGAGATGAACATCATGATGAACGCCGGCAGTGTTACAAccgccatcgccatcgcgAACGTTATGTATCAGCTTCTTCGGAACCCGCAGAGCTTGAAAAAGCTTCAAGAGGAGATCGATGCCGTGCTGGACGCGGATGAGATCGTCGCCCCCTACGATAAAGTGAAGCACCTCCCGTATCTCCGGGCATGCTTGGATGAATCTCTTCGCATCTTTCCACCAACTTCGCATGGGCTCCCTCGTGAAACTCCGCCAGAGGGTATGGAGATCCTGGGCGAATGGGTTCCCGGCAACACGTCGGTTAGCATGTCCGCATATGTGGCACACCGTGATGAGAGCGTCTTCCCCAAGGCAGATCAATACATTCCTGAACGGTGGCtaggagaagaaggcaaggcTCTTCAGCCATACTTGATCGCATTCTCGGCGGGTGCGAGATCCTGCATTGGTCGGAATATTTCTTATCTGGAGCAGACTAAGATCTTGGCTACGCTGGTACACCGATACGATTTTGCACTGCCGTATCCCGGATGGGAGCTGAAGCGGTTAGAGACCATGAATCTGATTTTGGGAGATATGCCGGTTAAGGTGTGGAGGCGCAATGTGCAGGAGGCATGA